The window CACCTCGGGCACTTCGCGCTCACCGGGCTGCTCCTGCCGAGGCTGCTCACCACCCCCGGCGCCCGGATCGTGACCGTCTCGAGCTTCCTGCACGCCCTCGCCAACATCGACATCCGGGACCTGGGCGGCGAGCGCGGATACCGGCGCTGGATCGCCTACGCCCGGTCCAAGACGGCGAATCTGCTCTTCACGCACGAGCTGGCCCGGCGCGTCGGCCGGCACGGCGGTGAGGTCGTCGCCGCCGCCGCGCACCCCGGGTACGCGGCCACCAACCTGCAGTCGGCCGGGCCGCGCGCCGAGGGGCGCCGGGGCGCCGAGCGGATGATGGAGGCCGCCAACCGGGTCTTCGCCCAGTCGGCCGAGGCCGGCGCGCTGCCCTCGCTGTACGCGGCGACCGCGCCAGGCGTACGGCCCGACTCCTTCTTCGGCCCCTCGTTCGCGATGTGGCGCGGCGCGCCCGCACCCTCCTGGCGGGCGCCGTGGACCCTCGACGACGAGGCGGCGCGACGGCTCTGGGCGGAGTCGGCCCGCCTGACCGGTGTGTCCTACGACGCCCTGAAGGAGTGAGCCGCCCCGTGTCGGTACCGGCTCAGGACGCACGCACCTCGTACGCCGTCACCCGGGCCGACGCGTCGTCCAGGCACGCCCCGCTGGCGAGGTCGAAGCGCTGCTTCAGCAGGGGGGAGGCGACGAACGGGCGGCCCTGATGGGTGCCGGTCAGGCCGCGCGAGAGGACGGCCGCGCCGGTGAACGGGTCGCGGTTGTCGATCGCGTACAGGCCGCCGGAGCGGTCGCGGAACAGGGCCACCTGGCGGCCGTCCGGCAGCAGCGCGGCCACTCCGCGGCCGGAGCCGAGCGCACTGAGGTCGCAGACCGTGAACCAGCCGTCGGACAAATGGAGTTGGATCTTCAGATCGGTGGTCTCGAGGGCCAGGGTCATCGCTGGGCACTTCCTTCCAGGACGTCTTCGGCGGACCGCATGCCGATCGACAGCAGCGGCAGGTCGGGCTTGATCTGGTCGCGTTCGGGAACGAAGGCGACGACCGGGTCCGGAGTGTCCGGGGCATTGACGAAGGACACGAACCGGGCGAGCTTCTCGGGGTCGTTGACGGTCTCGGCCCACTCGTCGCGGTAGTGCGCGACGTGCGCGGCCATCAGGGACTCCAGCTCCGCGCAGATGCCGAGCGAGTCGTGCACCACCACGTCCCGTACGTGGTCCAGGCCGCCGGGGATCCGCTCCAGCCAGGCCGAGGTGCGCTCCAGGCGGTCGGCGGTGCGGATGTAGAACATCAGGAACCGGTCGATCAGGCGCACCAGTTCGGCGTCGGACAGGTCCTGGGCGAGCAGGTCGGCGTGGCGCGGGGTGGCGCCGCCGTTGCCGCCGACGTACAGGTTCCAGCCGCCGGCGGTGGCGATCACCCCGAAGTCCTTCGACCGGGCCTCGGCGCACTCGCGCTGGCAGCCGGAGACCGCCGACTTCAGCTTGTGCGGGGAGCGCAGTCCCCGGTAGCGCAGCTCCAGGTCGATCGCCATGCGGACCGAGTCCTGCACGCCGTAGCGGCACCAGGTCTGCCCGACGCAGGACTTCACCGTGCGCAGCGACTTGCCGTAGGCGTGCCCGGACTCGAAGCCGGCGTCCACCAGGCGGGCCCAGATCAGCGGCAGCTGCTCGACCCGCGCGCCGAACATGTCGATCCGCTGTCCGCCGGTGATCTTCGTGTAGAGGCCGAAGTCCCGGGCGATCTCGCCGATCACGATCAGTTTCTCGGGCGCGATCTCCCCGCCGGGGATGCGTGGCACCACCGAGTACGAGCCGTTCTTCTGGAGGTTGGCGAGGAAGTGGTCGTTGGTGTCCTGGAGCGCGGCCTGTTCGCCGTCCAGGACGTAGCCGCTCGCGCCGATCGTGGGCGCGAGGGAGGCGATGATCGAGCCGACGGCCGGCTTGCAGACCTCGCAGCCCTCGCCGCCCCGGGCGCCCTCGCGGCCGTAGCGGTCCAGCAGGTCCCGGTACGAGGTGACACGCAGGGCGAGGACGATCTCGTACAGCTCCTCGCGGGTCCGGTCGAAGCAGCCGCACAGCCCCTTGTCGACCTCGACGCCCGCGGCCTCCAGCTCGGCGGTGACCAGTTGCCCGAGCACCTTCACGCAACTGCCGCAGCCGGTACCGGCCTTGGTGCACTTCTTCACCTCGGGCACGGTGGTGCACGCGTGCTCGGTGACCGCGCCGCGGATCGTGCCCTTGCTGACGTTGTGGCAGGAGCAGATGATCGCGTCGTCCGGCAGCGCGGACGGGCCGAGCGCCGCTCCCGAGCCGGCTCCGGCGGGCAGGACGAGCGACTCGGGGGAGACGGGCGGGACGGAGCCGGTGAGCGCGCGCAGGGTGCCGTACGCCTCCGCGTCGCCGACCAGGATGCCGCCGAGCAGGGTGCCGTCCGCCCCGATGACCAGCTTCTTGTACAGGCCCGCGCGGGAGTCGGAGTAGACGACGTCCAGGCAGTCGCCGGTGGCGCCGTGCGCGTCGCCGAAGGAGGCCACGTCCACGCCGAGCAGCTTCAGCTTGGTGGACAGATCGGCCCCCGTGAAGGACGCCTCGTCCCGGGCGATCGCCGCGGCGGCCGTCTCCGCCTGCTCGTAGCCGGGCGCCACCAGGCCGTACACCCGGCCGTCCGCGGCCTGCGCGCACTCGCCGATCGCGAACACGTGCGGGTCGGCGACCGTGCGGCAGCGCTCGTCGACGGCGATGCCGCCGCGCTCGCCGACCGTCAGACCGCAGTCCCGCGCGAGCTGATCGCGGGGGCGGACACCGGCGCTGAACACGACCATGTCGACCGCGAGTTCGGAACCGTCCGACAGCTTCATGCCGGTGACGGCGCCGTCGGTCCCGGTGACGATCTCCTGGGTGCCCGTGCCGGTGTGCACGGTCAGGCCCATGCCCTCGATGGTCCGCAGCAGCGCCGCGCCACCGCCGTCGTCGACCTGTACCGGCATCAGCCGGGGCGCGAACTCCACGATGTGGGTGGCCAGTCCGAGGCCGTTCAGGGCGCCGGCCGCCTCCAGGCCGAGCAGGCCGCCGCCGACCACGGCGCCGGTGACGGCCCGGGACCGCGCGTACTCCTCGATGGCGAGCAGGTCCTCGATGGTCCGGTAGACGAAGCAGCCGGCCGCGTCCTTGCCCGGCACCGGCGGAACGAACGGGTAGGAGCCGGTGGCCAGCACCAGGACGTCGTAGCCGACGACGAGCCCGGAGCGCGCGGTCACCTTGCGGGACTCGCGGTCGATCGTCTCCGCCGGGTCCCCGAGGTACAGCTCGATGCCGTGGGTCCTGAGGAACTCCCCGTCGGTCAGGGAGAGGTCGTCGGGTGTCCGCCCCGAGAAGTACGAGGTCAGCTGCACGCGGTCGTAGGCCGGGCGCGGCTCCTCGCACAGGACGACCACGCGGTGCGTGGCGGTCAGGCCGCGCTCGGCGAGTGCTTCGAGGAAGCGCTGGCCGACCATGCCGTGCCCGACGAGCACGATCGTGGGGCGGTCCCCGGCGGGTGCGGTCGTGGACATCAGGAGCCTCCGTCGTTGGTGAGCAGGTGGAGCAGGGGGCCGCCGTCGGACGGGAGCGGCTCTGCTCCCTCCCAGGCGCGGGCGAGCGCGCCGACGGTGCCGAGTTCGCCGACCAGGACCCCGCCCACCAGCCGGTCGTCGCGGACGACGACCTTGCGGTAGGTGCCCCGGGTGGCGTCGGCGAGCCGCACCACGTCGTCGCCGGGACGGGCCTCGGTCTCGCCGAACGCGGCGAGGTCGAAGGGGGAGCCCGGGCCCGTGAGGGTCAGCCGGGTCAGGGAACGGGTGCCGCGGTACCGGACGCCGGCCGGGCCCGCGAGCAGCCCGGCGAGCACGTCGGCCTGTTCCAGCGCGGGGGCGGCCAGGCCGTAGACCGTGCCGTCGTGCTGGGCGCAGTCGCCGACGGCGTGGATGTGCGGGTCGGAGGTGCGCAGCTCGTCGTCCACGACGACGCCCTTGCGGACGGTGAGCCCCGCCTGCTCCGCCAGGCCGGTGCGCGGGCGCACCCCGCAGGCGACCACGACGAGGTCGGCGTCGAGGGCGTACCCGTCGGCCAGTTCCACGGAGCGGACCGCGCCGGCGACGCAGCGCACGTCCCGCACCCGGCACTCGGTGTGCACCTCGACGCCGAGGTCGGTCAGGTGCCGCCGCACCAGCCGGGAGGCGTCGGGGTCCAGCTGGCGTTCCATGAGGCGTTCGGCCTGCTGGGCGAGGACCACCTGGGCGCCGCGCACGGCGAGCGCCCGGGCGGCGGAGACCCCCAGCAGGCCGCCGCCGATGACGACGGCGCGCAGTCCCGGCCGGACCGCCTTGGCCAGCCCCAGGCAGTCGTCCATGGTGCGGAACGCGTGTGCGCCCTCGGGCAGCTGGTGGTCGGCGGTGAACAGGCCGCGCAGCGGCGGCAGCACCGGGTTGGAGCCGGTGGCCAGGACCAGCGTGTCGTAGGCGATCCGGGTGCCGTCGGCGCAGGCGACGGTCCGGGCGGTCCGGTCGATCCCGGTGACGCGGGCGCGCAGCAGGCCCTGAGGTGCCGGCAGGCCGATCACCTCCGGG of the Streptomyces sp. 1222.5 genome contains:
- a CDS encoding oxidoreductase, translating into MAGWTTTDIPDQAGRVAVVSGANSGLGYVTARELARKGARVVLACRSEERGGRAAERLAAEVPGARVEPARLDLADLASVREFAGRLPYDRLDLLLNNAGLMAVPYGTTADGFETQFGVNHLGHFALTGLLLPRLLTTPGARIVTVSSFLHALANIDIRDLGGERGYRRWIAYARSKTANLLFTHELARRVGRHGGEVVAAAAHPGYAATNLQSAGPRAEGRRGAERMMEAANRVFAQSAEAGALPSLYAATAPGVRPDSFFGPSFAMWRGAPAPSWRAPWTLDDEAARRLWAESARLTGVSYDALKE
- the nirD gene encoding nitrite reductase small subunit NirD produces the protein MTLALETTDLKIQLHLSDGWFTVCDLSALGSGRGVAALLPDGRQVALFRDRSGGLYAIDNRDPFTGAAVLSRGLTGTHQGRPFVASPLLKQRFDLASGACLDDASARVTAYEVRAS
- the nirB gene encoding nitrite reductase large subunit NirB, with the protein product MSTTAPAGDRPTIVLVGHGMVGQRFLEALAERGLTATHRVVVLCEEPRPAYDRVQLTSYFSGRTPDDLSLTDGEFLRTHGIELYLGDPAETIDRESRKVTARSGLVVGYDVLVLATGSYPFVPPVPGKDAAGCFVYRTIEDLLAIEEYARSRAVTGAVVGGGLLGLEAAGALNGLGLATHIVEFAPRLMPVQVDDGGGAALLRTIEGMGLTVHTGTGTQEIVTGTDGAVTGMKLSDGSELAVDMVVFSAGVRPRDQLARDCGLTVGERGGIAVDERCRTVADPHVFAIGECAQAADGRVYGLVAPGYEQAETAAAAIARDEASFTGADLSTKLKLLGVDVASFGDAHGATGDCLDVVYSDSRAGLYKKLVIGADGTLLGGILVGDAEAYGTLRALTGSVPPVSPESLVLPAGAGSGAALGPSALPDDAIICSCHNVSKGTIRGAVTEHACTTVPEVKKCTKAGTGCGSCVKVLGQLVTAELEAAGVEVDKGLCGCFDRTREELYEIVLALRVTSYRDLLDRYGREGARGGEGCEVCKPAVGSIIASLAPTIGASGYVLDGEQAALQDTNDHFLANLQKNGSYSVVPRIPGGEIAPEKLIVIGEIARDFGLYTKITGGQRIDMFGARVEQLPLIWARLVDAGFESGHAYGKSLRTVKSCVGQTWCRYGVQDSVRMAIDLELRYRGLRSPHKLKSAVSGCQRECAEARSKDFGVIATAGGWNLYVGGNGGATPRHADLLAQDLSDAELVRLIDRFLMFYIRTADRLERTSAWLERIPGGLDHVRDVVVHDSLGICAELESLMAAHVAHYRDEWAETVNDPEKLARFVSFVNAPDTPDPVVAFVPERDQIKPDLPLLSIGMRSAEDVLEGSAQR
- a CDS encoding NAD(P)/FAD-dependent oxidoreductase; this translates as MTSKTRVVVIGAGLAGVRLARRLGDLGTPALLVGEEEHAPYNRVLLAEVLAGRYAPEVIGLPAPQGLLRARVTGIDRTARTVACADGTRIAYDTLVLATGSNPVLPPLRGLFTADHQLPEGAHAFRTMDDCLGLAKAVRPGLRAVVIGGGLLGVSAARALAVRGAQVVLAQQAERLMERQLDPDASRLVRRHLTDLGVEVHTECRVRDVRCVAGAVRSVELADGYALDADLVVVACGVRPRTGLAEQAGLTVRKGVVVDDELRTSDPHIHAVGDCAQHDGTVYGLAAPALEQADVLAGLLAGPAGVRYRGTRSLTRLTLTGPGSPFDLAAFGETEARPGDDVVRLADATRGTYRKVVVRDDRLVGGVLVGELGTVGALARAWEGAEPLPSDGGPLLHLLTNDGGS